In Stanieria sp. NIES-3757, the DNA window AAGCAAAAAATTGTAGCCTTTTTGCTTGGCTAACAACGCTGCTATTGCACCGATAAAGCAGTGAAAGATTAATAGAGGATAAACGGCAGGGTCAAGTGATAAGTTTAACATCAAAAATTATTTTTATACTGAGTATAGTAATAATATAACGGCGATGATAAGAATTTAAGCTATTTAACTTTTCAAAGTACTGATGGGAAAAGCATTCTCTGATTATTTTGCTGCTTTACAAGAAAAAGCGATCGCTATGCACCTCGGCTGCGCCGAGAGAGGTTCGCTCTCGTGATCGCATTAATTAAATCTATTGTCGCTTTGCTCAATACATAACTTAGAAAAAATCATAATGCAAACAACTAATAATTTAAAAGTAACTCCCTTTGCTCAAAAAATTGAGTCTCCGCTACAAAAGCAAAAAATTACAGTATTACAAATTAATTTAGGGAAAAAATGTAATCTTGCTTGTACTCATTGTCATGTGGAAGCAAGTCCAAAACGTAGTGAAGAATTAACTCCAGAAATTTGTCAACAATTAATTGAAATAATTAATCTTTTTCCTCAAATTGAAACTGTAGATTTAACTGGTGGTGCGCCAGAAATGAACTATGGTTTTAAACCAATTGTCGAAGCTGCTAAAAAAGTAGGGAAAGAAGTTATTGTTCGTTCTAATTTAACTATTTTCTTTGAAGCTGGATATGAAGATTTACCCGAATATTTTTGCCAAAATCAATTAAGAGTAGTAGCATCTTTACCCTGTTACTTAGAAAACAATGTTGATAAACAAAGAGGTGCAGGAGTTTATCATAAATCTATTGAAGCGATTCAAAAACTTAATCAATTAGGTTATGGAAAAAAACCCAAATTAATTCTGGACTTAGTTTATAATCCAGCTTTACCCACTCAGGAAAAATTTTCTTTAACTCCCAATCAAAATACTTTAGAAAAAGATTACAAATCTTATTTATTAGAACATTATAAGATTAAGTTTAATAATTTATTTACTATTACTAATCTTTCAGTAGGAAGAACTAAACAATATTTACAAAGACAAAATTTAAAAGATGCTTATCTCAAGTTTTTAGAAAACAATTTTAATTCAGTTACCTTGCCTAATTTAATGTGTAATAATCAACTTTCAGTTGATTATTTAGGTAACGTCTATGACTGCGATTTTAATCAAATGGAGAATTTAGCTGCAACTGATGTCAAAGGAGAAAAATTAACTGTATCTAAATTATTAGCAGCAAAAAATTTAGATGTAATTAAGCAAATCAAAACAGCTAATTATTGTTATGGATGTACGGCTGGAAATGGCTCTAGTTGTGGTGGTTCTTTGATTGAATAATATTTACATAAAAAATTTGTAGGGAGAATTTATAAATTCTCCCTACAGGCAATTGAAAAATAGAAATGCGAATATTTTCAAGACATTAGTTTAGAGATTCGCATTTCTAAACTTTTAATCACAATATAAATAGAAGGAACTAAAAACAAACTCAAAACTGTTGCAAAAAGTAATCCTCCAAAGATTGCAGTACCTAAAGACCAACGACTAGAAGCACCTGCGCCAGTAGCAATTACTAAAGGGAAAAAACCAACCAAACTAGAGATTGCTGTCATTAAAATCGGACGAAAACGTTCTCTTCCAGCTTTAATTGCTGCTTTAACTAAACTTAGTCCTTGCTCTCTTAATTGGTTAGCATATTCAACAATTAAAATGGCATTTTTACTAGCTAAACCAATTAACATTACTAATCCAACTTGACAGTAAATATTGTTATTAATGATCGGCCAAATACTACCCGCTTGGAGTAAATTAGCCCGGAACCAAATAGCTGAGATCGCACCAAAAATAGCTAGGGGTACGGTCAACATAATAATAAATGGATCCACATAGCTTTCATATTGGGCAGCTAAGACTAGAAACGCCATGATTAAGCCTAAGGCAAACACTAAGGTAACTTGACCGCCTGAATTAACCTCTTCTAAAGCTGTTCCTGTCCATTCATAACCCAATCCAGGGGATAAGGTTTGGATCGCAACTTGTTGCATTGCTTGGATGGCTTGTCCTGTACCATATCCAGGTGCAGGAGAACCTTGAATATTAATGGAGCGAAAGAGATTATAGTGGTTAATAATTTGTGGGCCGGTAAATTCTTTCAGTGTGACTAGGTTATTGAGAGAAATCATTTGATCGTCTTGAGAACGAACGTATAATTGACCAATATCATTGGGATTGGAGCGAGCATCTGATTGTGCTTGAACGTAAACTCGATATTGTCTTTGTCCAAGAACAAAATCATTGACATAACTAGAACCTAAATAGGTTTGTAGCGTAGAAAAAATATCGTCAATATTAACATTAAGAGCTTTAGCGCGATCGCGATTGAGCTCAACTTCAATTTGGGGAGTATTAGCTGCAAATTGAGTAAAAGCTGCGCCTATTTCTGGTCTTTGGTTAGCTGCTGCAATTATTTTGTTAGCATTTTCAACTAATACCGATATGGGTAAACCACGACGATCCTGAATTTGCATTTCAAAACCACCAAAGCTACTCAATCCCCTCACTGGTGGAGCGTTGACAGCAAAAGCTCTTGCGCCTGTAATATTTTGGAATGCGCCATTAACCCGACCTAGAATAGAATAAACTGATTTAGATTCGCCTTTTCTTTCTGACCAAGGTTTGAGTTTGGTAAAGACAAAACCGCGATTACTACCATTGCCACCAAAACTAAAACCAGAAAGGCTAAAGTAATGTTCGACTTCTTCTATTTTTTCCATTTCTTGGCTTACTTGTTCCATAATCTCTTTGGTGTAATTAAGAGAAACACCATCAGGAGCTTGAACAATGGTAAAAAAGTAACCTTGGTCTTCTTCGGGAATAAATCCTGTCGGAATTAAATTGTAAAGAAAGATCGTAAAGATAAACATGGCAGCAAAAACAGCCATGACAATGTATCTAATCGATTTTCTCGTTAAAAAAGTAATGGTTTTGGCGTAATTTGTTTCAGTCCAACCAAAACCCTGATTAAACTTATTAAAAAACCAACCTAATGCTCCTCTACGTTGATCTTGAGGACTTAATAATACACCTGACATCGTGGGAGTAAAAGTCAAAGCGTTAAAAGTAGAAAGCGCGATCGCAAAAATGATAGTCAAAGCAAATTGTTGAAAAATAACCCCTGTAGAACCAGGAAAGAATGCTACAGGCAGGAATACTGCTATTAACACCAGAGAAGTGGCAATGACTGCTCCGCTTAATTCATTCATGGTGTCAATCGCAGCTTGAACTGGTTTGATCCCCTGTTCAACTTTTTTGGCGATCGCTTCTACGACAACAATAGCATCATCAACTACTATCCCTGTAGCCAACACCATCGCAAACATTGTTAAGGTATTAATCTGGAAATCAAACGCTAATAGAAAAGCAAAAGCTCCTACCAAACCAACAGGAATTGCGATCGCAGGAATAATAGTTGTCCGCCAATCTTGTAAAAAGATGAAAATAATCAAGACAACTAAAGATATAGCTATCACTAGAGTCCAAATTACTTCTTCTAGGGAAACTTCCACAAATTCAGTAGTATCAAGAGCAACATCATAATTCATGCCTGGCGGAAAATCTTCCGCCAATTCCGCTACTTTTGCTTTAACTGCTTTAGCAACATCGAGCGCATTACTACCAGGAAGCTGAAAAATACCCAACCCAATCGCAGGATAACCATTATATTTAGCAGCAGTATCATAATTTTCTGCACCTAATTCCGCTCTGCCGATATCTTTGAGTCGAACTAAACCACCTTCTTCACCAACTTTAATTACCATTTGCTCAAATTCGCTGGCAGTTTCAAATCTTCCTTCAGCCCGTAGAGTAAATTCATACCTTTGTTCTTCCGATGCTGGTTGTTGACCAATTTTTCCCGCCCCCAACTGAATATTTTGTTCTTCCAGAGCAGTTATCACATCTTGAGCAGTTAAATTTCTTGCTGCTAAAGCAGCAGGATCGAGCCAGAGACGCATTGCATAACGACGTTCGCCAAAAATTCTGGCTCTACCTACCCCTTCAACCCGTTGAACTTGATCCGCAACATAAGTATCTAAATAATTACTCAAAAACAAGTCATCGTATTGCCCATTTTCCGAGTAAAAAGCGATCGCAATTAGTAAATCTGGAGAGGATTGAACCACACTCACCCCAGTTTGTTGAATCACGCTAGGTAAACGAGGTTCGGCTAAGGCAACTCGATTTTGGACATTAACTTGAGCAATATTGCGATCGCTAGAAACAGGGAAAGTAACATTAATCGTACTAATACCACTATCATTAGTACTAGAGGAAATGTACTGCATCCCCTCTACACCATTAATTTCCCGCTCAATAACAGTAGTAACTGTATTTTCCGTAGTTTGAGCATCCGCCCCAAGATTGGTAGCAGAAACCTCAATCTGAATCGGAGCAATTTGCGGTAATTGAGAAATCGGCAACAGCGGAATTGCGATCGCTCCTACCAGCACAATAATTATCGAACAAACTGTTGTTAAAACAGGTCGCTTAATAAAAACATCAGCAATACTAAGTAACATAATTTTTAAAGTTAAATTTTAAAGTTAAAAGGCAAAAGCCAAACAAAGCGATAAACAGAAAGTTTAAAATCTTGCTACCTATCACGTATTACTTCCTAATAACTGGTAACTGTTATTCTTCTTTACTGCTAGTCAAAGAATCTGGATTAATCGGAGTTCCATCAGATAAATTTAAAATCCCTGACACAATTAATTTTTCTCCTGCTTCTATGCCAGAAATGACTTGATAAGCTTGACCTTGAATCTCACCCAAAGTCACTGGTTTTTGTTTAGCTACTAAAGTAGTTTTGCCATCTTCTGCTGTTTGTTCTTGGGCAACAAACACAAAATCTTGTCCAGCAATTCGGGAGACTGACTCAGTGGGGACTAAGACACCTGGTTGTTGCGACCAAATTACTCTAGCTTTAACAAATTGCTCATCAACTAAACTGCTATTGTTAGGAAAAGTTGCCTTAGCTAAAATAGATTGTTGAGTACGATTAACTTGAGGAGCAATAAAACTAATCTTACCTCTGACAGAAGCTTGACCAGAGCGGTCTAGAATTTCGATTGGTAATCCCAATTTTAATTGCGATGCCTGTTCAATCGGAACATTCAAATTCAACTCCAGAGTTTGATTTTGAGTAATATTAGTTAACTCTTGTCCAGCCTCAATATAATCTCCGACTTTCGGAATAATATTACCCACTACACCATCAATCGGAGCAACCAAACGATTATAAGACAAGTTTTCCTGAGCTACTCCTAATTGAGCTTCAGCCTGATTTTGAGCAGCTTTTTCTCGATTAATTGCTGCTTCAGCAGCGTTGATTCCCTGTTGGGCAGCGATCAAATTTTTTTGCGAGGCATTGAGAGCCTGTTTCAACGCATCTTGTTGAGCTTGAGCCGTTTTCAGATCTCGCCTACGTTCATCTAGAAGTTGTTTGGATTCTGCTCCCTCAGTAACCAAAAATTCGGCTCTCTTTAAATTTTCCTTAGCCAACTCTACTTCCGCCTCTTGCTGACGTAAATCTGCCTGTTTTTGGGCTACATCTGCTGCTGCTGCTGCCTCTTGTGCTTGGGCAGTTCGCAACTGCGCTGTAGCATTATCGAGATTAGCTTTTTGAATATTAATATTAGATACTGCTGCATTAACTTCTTCTTGTGCTTCTGTTAATTGCAGTTGAATTAAAGGCTGTCCCTTGCGAACTGTTTCTCCTTCTGTAGCGGAAATAGAAACTATTCTGCCGTCGACTTGGGAAGCTAAAATTACTCTTTGTTTAGCTGTTAAACTACCCACCAACTCAGAACTTTCTCTAATGGCAGCACGTTCTAGATTTTGCAGCTTAACTGGTACTGCTGGGGGCTGAGTTGCTTGAGGAGGTTCTTGTTTGCCACAAGCAGCAGTCAACAAAGTTACTGTGACAATTAGAGCAAATAACCTACCCCTAACCAAAGGTCTGTCATTCATTAGTTATTTTTTACTATTAATAATATTTACAGTTTATAAAACTTAATGTTTATTTGCTAACTCAAAATAACTCAAAGAGCTTAAATTTCCTATTCACCTTTAGATAGATGTTTTGTCAACCGTAATTTAATGAATCTTTGCCTGCTTATATTACCCGAACAGACAGAAAAAAATCTTGCAAGATTTTGCGATTTTTAATAAGTTCTTGCTATTTGTAGAGTCTTTTAGATCGGTAAAAAAATAAATTCATTTAGACTAAGCTTCTATTTTAATCTTAATAATTGTTGTAATGATGAAAAATAGAGCGATCGCATTATTGAAAAATTATGATTCAGTACTTATGGTAGAGGTGGAACATACTCCAAGCTTGATAGATATTTACACTAGTGATTCTAAATTTATAGGCATAACAAAATGGCTATTTCTTTACAAAAAGGACAGCGAGTTTCTTTAGAAAAAGTAGCACCTGGACTGGAAGCAGTCTTAGTAGGCTTAGGATGGGATATAAATCGAACAGACTCGGGTGTAGAGTTTGATTTAGATACTTCTGTTTTTCTGTTGGGAAGTAATGAAAAGATTCTGAGCGAAAATCATTTTATTTTTTATAACAATCCTAAAAGCCCAGAGCAACCTCCTTCCGTAGAGTATATGGGAGATAACAGAACAGGAGCAGGAGAAGGTGATGATGAGGTTATCCTGGTTAATCTTACTAAAATACCAACAGAAGTTGAAAAATTAGTATTTACAGTTACAATTTATGAAGCAGATCAACGCAGACAAAACTTTGGACAAGTACATAATGCCTTTGTAAGACTTGTAGATGTTAAAACTAAACAAGAAGTTCTGCGCTATGACTTAGCTGAAGATTATTCTATTGAAACTGCATTAATTATGGCAGAGCTTTATCGCAAAGATGGTACGTGGCGAATGAGTGCAGTTGGCGCGGGCTATCAAGGTGGATTACAGGCTTTATTAAATCGCTACCATAGTTAAAAAATGACTATTAATTTACAGAAAGGACAGCGCATTTCGCTCAAGAAAGAAGCTCCTAATCTTACTCGACTTATGTGTGGTTTAGGTTGGGATGTAGCCAAAAAATCTGGTGGTTGGTTTAGTTCTTCTCCTAATTTTGACTTAGATTCTTTTGTAATTTGTTTAGATCAAAATCAAAAGTTAACTAATAAATCTGACATTATTTATTTTGCTAACTTGAGACATTCTTCAGGAGCTATCACCCATTTGGGAGATAACTTAACTGGAGATGGACAAGGAGATGATGAGCAAATTATTGTAGATTTGCCTACAGTTCCAGAGAGGCTTAGTAAATTGCTTTTTTTGGTCAACATTTATGAAGCTCAAAAACGACAGCAAGAACTTTCTCAAGTAGAAAATGCTTTTGTCAGATTAGTCGATTTGAACAATAATCAAGAAATTGCCCGCTATCAACTTTCTGGAAAACAGTATCAGAATAAAAATGCCTTAATTCTGGGAGAAGTGTATAGACATAATGACGAATGGAAAATGGCAGCTATTGGAGAGGCTTTTAATGCTAAAGGAATAGGTGATATTGCCCAAAAATATATCTAAACACTAGATTTGTTGAAAGTCGATAAATAATTTATAGCTGCTTCTAATCTTGAAGGATATGATTCAGCAAGCTCATTAAACCACATACCTTCGTCTGAAAAAGGATCGAGGTTAGCTAACCATTGTTCTGCTTGTTGAACTAATTTTTTGTTCTGCAACTGTTTTTGTTGTTCTTGAATAATAATTTCTTGTTGATTTCTGTTGTAGATTAATTCGTCTTGAGCTTGCTGATTTTTTTGTTTCTTTTGATACTGTACTTTGATTGACTCGAAGGATTCATTAACTTGAGTTTGATTCTTACCAACATGAGTAGTTTTTATTGTGGCTGAATCCTGAGATTTATGCTTCTGTTTATATTGTTCTTTAATTGAATCAAGAGACTCATCAACTTGAGACTTATTTTGAGTTACTTGATTAATTTTAGCTTTGATTGACATTTGATTTGTCTTTAGTTCTGATTTAACCCCATCAAGCAAATTATCCATTTCGCTACTAGAACTTTGTGAGGATGTTGACCTATCAGAAGCATTATATTTAGATTTTAATTCATTTAATAAATTATCTAAATTTTGATTTTGATCAGAGTGCATTTTCAACAATAATTTGAGGTCGTTTTGATTTAATTTGTTCTTTACTAATTATAAAAAATCATCACAACTCTCAGTATGATCTTAGACAGATAATCTGTTGGAAAAATTTATAGGGACGATTCCTGAATTACTTCTAGATTCGTAAAATTTTTTTTCACAACTTATCTACTATTGCTAGATTAAATATTTAATTTTGCGAGGTGTAGCTCCCACGATACGCTTAAAATGATAGTTTAAATGACTTTGATTGGCAAATCCAACCAAATTGGCAACCTCAACAATGGTGAGATTACTATTTAAAAGTAACTGTTTTGCTTGTTCGACTCGCTGATGAATTATATATTGATGGGGTGTCAGTCCCATTGATTGCTTGAAGAGACGACAGAAGTGGTATGTACTCAAGTTGACTAGTCGGGCTAAATCATCCAAGCTAATATTTTGAGCTAAATGTATTTGAATGTAATCAATAATCTGTTTGATCTGTTGCTTAGTAAATCCCCCTTGATAATTTGGAGTTTTGTGCTGCTTAGTAGCATAGTGGCGGAGCAAATGCATCACAAAAGCATTAAAGAGGAATTCTAGATAAACTAATCCACCTACGTTGCCAGAATCTAATTCTTGTTTAAGTGCTAATCCTACACCGTAAATAAAAGGATCGGGTTGGGCAAAAGTTGGAATTAATTCAACTTGCTCTGAATCAATTAATTCCTGAGCGTATTGAATTAAAGTAGGTGGTTCAAGTACTAACACAATACCTTCTACTTCCTGGTTAGTACCATGCCAGTGACTAACTTCAGCAGGAATAATCGCAATATCACCGATATTTGGGTTTTCAATTTGATGAAGTTCTGCTAGTCTTCTCTCAAATTTCACTTTTGGCTTTAGGTGAATCACAATCGCATGTTGTAACAAAGACATTTCGGGACTGTCACAAGCTGGATGACTAATATGCAATAATCCTAAGCCTTGTAATCCTGTTTGATAAAAGTGAGAAAAAAACGGATTAGCAAAGTCAAGGCAATCTTGTTGATTAAGATCAAAAATACGTATTTGTTGCTGACTCATAGCTTGGTAAAAAACGCCAATAAGCGTAGATACTTTTCGCAAATCAACGGCAAAAAAATTATTTTAAAGAACGCCAAAAGAACTGAGGTAAAGCCAACATTCTTTTCCATCGCCAAGGTTCTTGATATAGACGATAAGACCATTCAAGATGATTATTACTTAACCAAGCAGGTGCGCGGGATTTGTGACCTGACCAAATATCAAAACTCCCACCTACACCAATCCAGATAGAATTAGGGCAAAGATGACGATTTTCTTCAATCCAAAATTCTTGTCGAGGAACTCCTAAACCAACTAGAATAATTTGAGGTTGTTTTTCTTGAAGAGTTTGTTGCCATTGAACTTGTTCTTCGGGATTAAGATAACCATGCTGGGCAATAATTTGAAGATTAGGAATTTTTTGCTGCCATACTTTAGCTGCTGTGGTTGCTATGCCTGGTTTACCACCATAAAATGCAACACAATAAGATTGAGCTTGGTTGTTTAGACTAATCAAAAAAGATTCCGCTAATTCTATTCCTGGACAACGTTGTAGTTTGTGACCTCTTAAACGCAAATAAAAAATAATTCCAGAACCATCAGGGATGACAAATTCAGCATTTTGAATTATTTTGGCTAGCTCTGGTTCTTTTTCTGCCAACATTGCCATTTCGGCATTCAGCGTTACTACATGAGTGCCTAAATTATGATTGAGTCGATTGACTAGCCATCCTGTATATTCATCAAGAAGATGAACTGATACATTGAGTACTGGGTAACGAGGCGGAGAAACTAATTGTTCTTCTAGATGGGACATAATAATCTTAGTTGAATAAAGGCTGACTTAGTTCAAAAAACTCAACTTTTAATTAATAATTTGGGGTTTTTGCTCAACTTCTTAGTCTAACTGCTGTACCGCTTGCAGTAATCAGTAGTAATGCACCTTGATTATCGACATTAATCGTACCTGTATCAATTTCAATTCCAATAATGGCATTAGCTCCTAAAGCTTGAGCGCGTTGTTTGAGTTCTTGAATGGCATTTTGCTGTCCTTTTTCAAAAACTTTTTCGTAGCTACCAGTACGACCCCCGATAATATCTCGGATTCCAGCAAAAAAGTCTCTTAAGGCATTGGTTCCATAAACGACTTCAGCAGTAACAATACCTAAATAAGCTTCAACGCTATAACCTTGAACAACATCAGTTGTAGTTACTATCATGGCTTTTAATTTTTTTAATTATTATGAAATTATGGTATCAAACTGCTTGGCTCAGTCATGATGCTTTTTTCCAATCAAAGCTAATGTTTGAGCCAAACAAGCTGAAAAAATGGCAAGTATTTTTAAGAGCTAACTTCGCCAGAATCGAAACAATCTACTACTGAGTTGTCATTTGATTAAGTCTTTAAGTGTATTTTCTGAGTTTTTTAAAATTGTTTTATCATACTATGACCACAAGAAGTAAGCTAGAAAACAATTGAGCTAATGAACCGCTATTCATTATTAAATAGATTTCAAGGTGTGTGGTTAGGTAGTGCGATTGGAAAAGCTTTAACTAGCAATTTTCAAGCATCAGATTGGCAAAAAATAGTTAATTGTCAACCTTCTCAAGGAATGCTAGCTGGAGAAAAAATAGCTCAAATTCTCTGCAATTGCGAAAGAATCGAACTTGATTGCCAAGAAACATCTTTGACATTAGAACTAAAAAAATTAAGTTGTTGTAGCGAAGAAGTAATTTGTTCAATTTTACCGCTAGTACTTTTATACCATGACAATCTATCTTTTTTTAAAGAGCAATGGCAACAGTTGCCGATGTTGTATCACAATTATTTAGAAGTCGAAGAAGCTATCTACTTTTGGAGCGAAGCGATCGCTTTAATCTTAAGAGAAAAATTAAATTTTACTGAAAGTTTAGACTCAACTATATTAGATGTAGGAGATTCAAAAGCTTCTTTGGTAAAACAGTTAAATCAAGTTTTATCCCTGGTATCTGAGGGGAAAAGCTTACAAGAAGTGGTAGAGGAGTTAGACCAAGAAGATCAAAGTCATCCGATGCAAAAGGCGATCGCTCTAGCTTGGTATTGTTTTCACTCTAGTCCAGAAAATTTTTCTCTTTGTATTCGTCGAGCTATGAATACAGGATCTCAATCTTTAACAGTTGTTGTCCTTACAGGAGCTTTGGCAGGAGCATATAATGGTATGACTGGTATTCCTCTTAATTGGCGTTTGGCAAGTCAAAATAATGTATTTTTGCAACGGCTCAAACAAGAATCTCAACGCTTACTTGCTATTTGGTCAGGAATGTATCAGCCCAATCTTGAGACAATTTCTCAATCAATTTTTGCTGCTGCTGGAGTAATACAACCACGTTCTTCTCTAAAAATAATTTCTCAACAGTCTGATGCGACATGGCAAGATATCCTCGCCATTCCTCCTACTCAAAGTAATTTAAATTGATTAAAACCATAAATTTTTTTGCTTCCACTTTTGGTTACAATACTACTTCTAGATTTTTTAAGAACAAATTTAATTCAAGCAGTGCCAATGTTTTAAATCTCCACCTATTATGAAAAGCTTGTCTTTATTAACTGAACAACTTAAAGCTTGGCGACAGAAACATCCAAACCGATGGAATTTGAATTTTTTGTGGAGATCGAAAGCAAGCAAAAAACAATTTACGGTAGTCTCGCCTCAACAACGAACTATCCGTCGACGTAATCGTCAAAGAAATGCCTTAGTTATTTTAGTAATAGCTTTAATTTCTCTTACTAGTGTAGTTGGTTATCGTTTTTATAATCAGCCCCAGTTAGCTGTAGGTACAATTGCTCCTGTAAAAATTGAAGCTCCTCATGATGGACAATTTGAAGACCTGAAAACTACAGCAGAAAAACGAAAAGAGGTTCAAACTGGCATTGTACCTATACTGAGGAATAATCAAGTTGTTACCGAACAAATTAAATTAAATTTAGCTAAATATCTTGAATATATTGAACAAATTAGACAATTATCATCTCCTTTTCCTTTTTTAGATCCAAAAATAATTACAGCAGAAAGTCAACAATATCTTCGTTCAATTTCAGAAGCAGAGTTAGATACAATTTTAAAATCTATTGAGAGTAAACAACCATTAGAACAAACATTAGAGGTTAAGCCTCAACTAACTAAAGTAGTAACTGAGTTACAATCGTATGCTCATAATCACTCGCAAGAAGAATTTGAAACTTTAGCTGCCAAAATTACTTTAGCTCGTTATCGTTATGCTCAAGCTTGGAAAAAACTTGAGGCAAAACAAATTAATCAATTTAACAAACAGGAAATAAACGCTGTTATTAATTTAAATAATTCGGTTTGGGCAACTACTAAAACCAGCATTATGCAAGCAGCAGAAAGGATTCTGACACAAGGAATTTCTCCTGGGATGCCTTCCAATTTGCTTGAAGAAGCTGTTAATATTCAACTGAGTCCACAAATACCACCTCAAACTGCTCATCTAGCTAATAATTTACTGCTTTCAGTTTTACAGCCTAATCTAGAACATGACCGTGAAGCCACCAAAACTATGGCAGAAAAAGCTGCCTTAGCAATTGAACCAGTAATTATAGCAATCAAACAAGGAGAAGTAATAGTCGAT includes these proteins:
- a CDS encoding Radical SAM domain protein — encoded protein: MQTTNNLKVTPFAQKIESPLQKQKITVLQINLGKKCNLACTHCHVEASPKRSEELTPEICQQLIEIINLFPQIETVDLTGGAPEMNYGFKPIVEAAKKVGKEVIVRSNLTIFFEAGYEDLPEYFCQNQLRVVASLPCYLENNVDKQRGAGVYHKSIEAIQKLNQLGYGKKPKLILDLVYNPALPTQEKFSLTPNQNTLEKDYKSYLLEHYKIKFNNLFTITNLSVGRTKQYLQRQNLKDAYLKFLENNFNSVTLPNLMCNNQLSVDYLGNVYDCDFNQMENLAATDVKGEKLTVSKLLAAKNLDVIKQIKTANYCYGCTAGNGSSCGGSLIE
- a CDS encoding hydrophobe/amphiphile efflux-1 family protein → MLLSIADVFIKRPVLTTVCSIIIVLVGAIAIPLLPISQLPQIAPIQIEVSATNLGADAQTTENTVTTVIEREINGVEGMQYISSSTNDSGISTINVTFPVSSDRNIAQVNVQNRVALAEPRLPSVIQQTGVSVVQSSPDLLIAIAFYSENGQYDDLFLSNYLDTYVADQVQRVEGVGRARIFGERRYAMRLWLDPAALAARNLTAQDVITALEEQNIQLGAGKIGQQPASEEQRYEFTLRAEGRFETASEFEQMVIKVGEEGGLVRLKDIGRAELGAENYDTAAKYNGYPAIGLGIFQLPGSNALDVAKAVKAKVAELAEDFPPGMNYDVALDTTEFVEVSLEEVIWTLVIAISLVVLIIFIFLQDWRTTIIPAIAIPVGLVGAFAFLLAFDFQINTLTMFAMVLATGIVVDDAIVVVEAIAKKVEQGIKPVQAAIDTMNELSGAVIATSLVLIAVFLPVAFFPGSTGVIFQQFALTIIFAIALSTFNALTFTPTMSGVLLSPQDQRRGALGWFFNKFNQGFGWTETNYAKTITFLTRKSIRYIVMAVFAAMFIFTIFLYNLIPTGFIPEEDQGYFFTIVQAPDGVSLNYTKEIMEQVSQEMEKIEEVEHYFSLSGFSFGGNGSNRGFVFTKLKPWSERKGESKSVYSILGRVNGAFQNITGARAFAVNAPPVRGLSSFGGFEMQIQDRRGLPISVLVENANKIIAAANQRPEIGAAFTQFAANTPQIEVELNRDRAKALNVNIDDIFSTLQTYLGSSYVNDFVLGQRQYRVYVQAQSDARSNPNDIGQLYVRSQDDQMISLNNLVTLKEFTGPQIINHYNLFRSINIQGSPAPGYGTGQAIQAMQQVAIQTLSPGLGYEWTGTALEEVNSGGQVTLVFALGLIMAFLVLAAQYESYVDPFIIMLTVPLAIFGAISAIWFRANLLQAGSIWPIINNNIYCQVGLVMLIGLASKNAILIVEYANQLREQGLSLVKAAIKAGRERFRPILMTAISSLVGFFPLVIATGAGASSRWSLGTAIFGGLLFATVLSLFLVPSIYIVIKSLEMRISKLMS
- a CDS encoding stress protein; the encoded protein is MAISLQKGQRVSLEKVAPGLEAVLVGLGWDINRTDSGVEFDLDTSVFLLGSNEKILSENHFIFYNNPKSPEQPPSVEYMGDNRTGAGEGDDEVILVNLTKIPTEVEKLVFTVTIYEADQRRQNFGQVHNAFVRLVDVKTKQEVLRYDLAEDYSIETALIMAELYRKDGTWRMSAVGAGYQGGLQALLNRYHS
- a CDS encoding stress protein, coding for MTINLQKGQRISLKKEAPNLTRLMCGLGWDVAKKSGGWFSSSPNFDLDSFVICLDQNQKLTNKSDIIYFANLRHSSGAITHLGDNLTGDGQGDDEQIIVDLPTVPERLSKLLFLVNIYEAQKRQQELSQVENAFVRLVDLNNNQEIARYQLSGKQYQNKNALILGEVYRHNDEWKMAAIGEAFNAKGIGDIAQKYI
- a CDS encoding Transcriptional Regulator, AraC family, coding for MSQQQIRIFDLNQQDCLDFANPFFSHFYQTGLQGLGLLHISHPACDSPEMSLLQHAIVIHLKPKVKFERRLAELHQIENPNIGDIAIIPAEVSHWHGTNQEVEGIVLVLEPPTLIQYAQELIDSEQVELIPTFAQPDPFIYGVGLALKQELDSGNVGGLVYLEFLFNAFVMHLLRHYATKQHKTPNYQGGFTKQQIKQIIDYIQIHLAQNISLDDLARLVNLSTYHFCRLFKQSMGLTPHQYIIHQRVEQAKQLLLNSNLTIVEVANLVGFANQSHLNYHFKRIVGATPRKIKYLI
- a CDS encoding glycosyl transferase, WecB/TagA/CpsF family, which gives rise to MSHLEEQLVSPPRYPVLNVSVHLLDEYTGWLVNRLNHNLGTHVVTLNAEMAMLAEKEPELAKIIQNAEFVIPDGSGIIFYLRLRGHKLQRCPGIELAESFLISLNNQAQSYCVAFYGGKPGIATTAAKVWQQKIPNLQIIAQHGYLNPEEQVQWQQTLQEKQPQIILVGLGVPRQEFWIEENRHLCPNSIWIGVGGSFDIWSGHKSRAPAWLSNNHLEWSYRLYQEPWRWKRMLALPQFFWRSLK